One genomic region from Mycoplasmoides pirum ATCC 25960 encodes:
- a CDS encoding synaptonemal complex protein 1, with protein sequence MFKKNLNLSKLIITFFIFCSIFLIASNKTNQSYQINNNDNSVATNTEDDNIYTIAKPDTLYEVKTLRKTGNDKNKINVLLLGDNYSFQDSDDSFFNTMYERVITPWLSSPMTTDGSIFDPNHQHTIEKEILRGTRNPYQTFLNDKINVYSIQPDALNYNESITDGSKSFFGSYASSNVSSSWLQVPNWGKIKKNVLSYDVSKNFLEDDGIINGSTAGIIRKLGNVTANATLSDYYRATTDNLATIHMHEMGHSIWGLTDEYPDTTSSGNNINRAYISDPENENSIPWKEFLNFRGIGLYKTKNNNVFLPADECIMHYGTYATAMDFCEVCMHHIVTTGAKATNSELFYIADPELTTVEGKPKYNDPTTNVTNPYSVDNISSKEVNWQTITLAKDKHLELRTVIDNITSKTRKIKFRITLKDKNTFFEESEVFVIKPNELKGLSFKTSKTCPSGLTSKDSISGEIVDAETNEVLATNNDRVNRHYYGTSYLRDYIGKRQYKVTINFKNKETNESLPNVKPTILVKRDGSKFKLEKILFNGYRLDPKKSKIDNKELVINKADQTFNYYYDPLPYKNLKLKLIDTTKQANNLEKIVKVYEGQKFIPKSSDFFAFNLDSLDSANPNLNNTWNESIVPPKTVLNYDQIQDNITELVYTKSSQKPIYHLTKNVETTQGNNNYNFKNYDKTLKPFFTKSFKSNFEEFGSNYNIIFNNVNYEISGEYQIVYFYGNNVSEIEKNKSLINKVKVTIKPNTDPNYNQNSVQGEIEKLNANNLIIMDKFEKSEASLSDFENITKNNLLQNISNFDLDNKNFSYEVVDFSKTYKQESLFSNYGYKFKIKISSNNKNISMTTREFEKHIYLKDDKPVEPPISDEILLNQEINRINSIDLKLSKNEFTQEEINSIDENNFVDQLLNWNSVVGDKSKFSYQISNFDKKNNKFSFNVKVILNNDLSKIKETKIFQVDYTIKTLIDQNLKNEKNRIDELQLSLKTNQFTQEELNNLVKNPDSFVEKINGWNSVESKFDYKFIIENKQQNQIKLNVQIIEKNSQNYLTSKDFIFDYELINNNNLKNNNELYIVLLPSLIIFVVTILTIFWFAIHKKMKKNKNI encoded by the coding sequence ATGTTTAAAAAAAATTTAAATTTAAGTAAATTAATAATTACGTTTTTTATTTTTTGTTCAATTTTTTTAATCGCTAGCAACAAAACTAATCAATCTTATCAAATTAATAATAATGACAATAGTGTTGCAACTAACACTGAAGACGACAATATTTATACAATTGCTAAACCTGATACTTTATATGAAGTTAAAACATTAAGAAAAACTGGAAATGATAAAAACAAAATAAATGTTTTGCTTTTGGGAGATAATTATTCATTTCAAGATTCAGATGATTCATTTTTTAATACAATGTATGAAAGAGTTATAACTCCATGACTATCATCTCCAATGACTACAGATGGGTCAATTTTTGATCCAAATCATCAACACACAATAGAAAAAGAAATTCTTAGAGGTACAAGAAATCCATATCAAACATTTTTAAATGACAAAATTAATGTTTATTCAATTCAACCAGATGCCTTAAATTACAATGAAAGCATTACAGATGGATCTAAAAGTTTTTTTGGTTCTTATGCATCATCAAATGTTTCATCATCTTGATTGCAAGTACCAAATTGAGGAAAAATAAAGAAAAATGTTTTATCTTATGATGTTTCTAAAAATTTTCTTGAAGATGATGGGATAATAAATGGTTCTACAGCAGGAATAATAAGAAAATTAGGAAATGTGACTGCTAATGCAACTTTATCAGATTATTATAGAGCAACCACTGATAATTTAGCTACAATTCATATGCATGAAATGGGTCATTCTATTTGAGGATTAACTGATGAATACCCTGATACAACTTCATCGGGTAATAATATCAATAGAGCTTATATTAGTGATCCAGAAAATGAAAATTCTATACCTTGAAAAGAATTTTTAAATTTTAGAGGAATTGGTTTATACAAAACTAAAAATAACAATGTATTTTTGCCTGCAGATGAATGTATTATGCATTATGGGACATATGCAACAGCAATGGATTTTTGTGAAGTATGTATGCATCATATTGTTACAACGGGAGCAAAAGCAACCAATAGTGAATTATTTTATATTGCAGATCCTGAACTTACAACAGTTGAAGGTAAACCAAAATATAATGACCCAACAACAAATGTAACAAATCCTTATTCAGTAGATAATATATCAAGCAAAGAAGTAAATTGACAAACTATAACATTAGCTAAAGATAAACATTTAGAATTGCGAACTGTTATTGACAATATAACATCAAAGACTAGAAAAATAAAATTTAGAATCACACTAAAAGATAAAAATACATTTTTTGAAGAATCTGAAGTTTTTGTTATTAAACCAAATGAGTTAAAAGGATTATCTTTTAAAACAAGCAAAACATGTCCCTCTGGACTAACATCAAAAGATTCAATTTCTGGAGAAATTGTTGATGCTGAAACTAATGAAGTTTTAGCAACAAATAATGATCGTGTTAATCGCCATTATTATGGCACATCATATCTAAGAGATTACATAGGTAAAAGACAATATAAAGTTACTATAAATTTCAAAAACAAAGAAACAAATGAAAGTTTGCCAAACGTTAAACCAACAATTTTGGTTAAAAGAGATGGAAGTAAATTTAAATTAGAAAAAATTTTATTTAATGGCTATAGATTAGATCCTAAAAAAAGCAAAATAGATAATAAAGAATTAGTTATTAACAAAGCAGATCAAACTTTTAATTACTATTATGATCCATTACCATACAAGAACTTAAAATTAAAATTAATTGATACAACTAAACAAGCTAATAATTTAGAAAAAATAGTAAAAGTTTATGAGGGTCAAAAATTTATTCCTAAATCATCAGATTTTTTTGCATTTAATTTAGATTCGCTAGATAGTGCTAATCCAAATTTAAATAATACATGAAATGAATCTATTGTTCCACCTAAAACAGTTTTAAATTATGATCAAATTCAAGATAATATCACAGAATTGGTATATACTAAAAGTTCTCAAAAACCTATTTATCATTTAACTAAAAATGTTGAAACAACTCAAGGAAATAACAATTATAATTTCAAAAATTATGACAAAACTCTTAAACCATTTTTTACAAAATCTTTTAAATCAAATTTCGAAGAATTTGGATCAAATTACAACATTATTTTCAATAATGTAAATTACGAAATTTCAGGTGAATATCAAATAGTTTATTTTTATGGAAACAATGTTTCTGAAATTGAAAAAAATAAATCTTTAATAAACAAAGTTAAAGTAACTATAAAACCTAATACAGATCCCAATTATAATCAAAACTCTGTTCAAGGTGAAATTGAAAAATTAAATGCAAATAATTTAATAATTATGGATAAATTTGAAAAATCTGAAGCTAGTTTGAGCGATTTCGAAAATATTACAAAAAATAATTTACTTCAAAATATTTCTAATTTTGATTTAGATAATAAAAATTTTAGTTATGAAGTTGTTGATTTTAGTAAAACATATAAACAAGAAAGTTTATTTTCTAATTATGGATATAAGTTCAAAATAAAAATTAGTTCAAATAATAAAAATATCTCTATGACAACAAGAGAATTTGAAAAACATATTTATTTGAAAGATGATAAACCTGTTGAGCCTCCAATTTCTGATGAAATCTTATTAAATCAAGAAATTAATAGAATCAATTCTATTGATTTAAAATTAAGCAAAAATGAATTTACACAGGAAGAAATTAATTCAATTGATGAAAATAATTTTGTAGACCAATTATTAAATTGAAATTCTGTAGTTGGTGATAAAAGTAAATTTTCTTATCAAATCTCTAATTTTGATAAGAAAAACAACAAATTTTCATTTAATGTTAAAGTCATATTAAATAATGATTTATCTAAAATTAAAGAAACTAAAATTTTTCAAGTTGATTACACTATTAAAACATTAATTGATCAAAATTTAAAAAACGAAAAAAATAGAATTGACGAATTGCAACTATCGTTAAAAACAAACCAATTTACACAAGAAGAATTAAATAATTTAGTTAAAAATCCAGATTCTTTTGTAGAAAAAATAAATGGATGAAATTCTGTTGAAAGCAAATTTGACTATAAATTTATAATTGAAAACAAACAACAAAACCAAATAAAATTAAATGTACAAATTATTGAAAAAAATTCACAAAATTATTTAACTTCAAAAGATTTCATATTTGATTATGAACTAATTAATAATAATAATTTAAAAAACAATAATGAATTGTATATTGTTTTGCTACCATCACTGATTATATTTGTTGTTACAATTTTAACTATTTTTTGATTTGCAATACACAAAAAAATGAAAAAAAATAAAAATATTTAA
- the rpsD gene encoding 30S ribosomal protein S4 → MSRYTGSVFRRSRRLNFSLLESGKEFSKGKKRNSIPGQHGSNKVRPKLSGYAEQLQEKQRMQYMYGINDRQFRRLFSVAKKMEGILTMNLFRVLESRLDSIVFRMGFAPTRRGSRQLVNHGHIKVNGKTVNIPSYILNIGDVIELKTSAQNLPMVKQAIEFKKWAPFTEVNQKTFQGTYTRYPERNELPIEINETYVVEWYKRLVK, encoded by the coding sequence ATGTCAAGATATACAGGTAGTGTTTTTCGACGTTCAAGACGTCTTAATTTTTCATTGCTAGAAAGTGGCAAAGAATTTTCAAAAGGAAAAAAACGCAATTCAATACCAGGACAACATGGAAGTAATAAAGTTCGTCCTAAGTTATCTGGTTATGCAGAACAATTACAAGAAAAACAAAGAATGCAATATATGTATGGAATTAATGATCGTCAATTTCGACGTTTGTTTTCTGTAGCTAAAAAAATGGAAGGAATTTTAACAATGAATCTATTTAGAGTTTTAGAATCTAGATTAGATAGCATTGTTTTTCGAATGGGTTTTGCTCCAACACGTCGTGGATCAAGACAATTAGTTAATCATGGTCATATAAAAGTTAATGGTAAAACTGTTAATATTCCTTCATACATTTTAAACATTGGAGATGTTATTGAATTGAAAACAAGTGCTCAAAATTTACCAATGGTTAAACAAGCTATTGAATTTAAAAAATGAGCACCATTTACAGAAGTTAATCAAAAAACATTTCAAGGAACATATACACGTTATCCAGAACGTAATGAATTGCCAATTGAAATTAATGAAACATACGTTGTTGAATGATACAAACGTTTAGTAAAATAA
- the topA gene encoding type I DNA topoisomerase encodes MKNKLLIIESPNKIKTLQKYLPADFEIVATIGHIRDLSKFGLGFDSKTMEPKWIIPKPSKTGEKSKKEIITDIKNKAEKAKEIYLASDPDREGEAISWHVYEILNQNDKKKCKRIVFNEISKEAVLNALEHPRDIDKKWVESQFARRILDRMIGFRLSRLVQNQLHAESAGRVQSVALKFLEDREKEIESFVPRKWWTVDVLLKNKTPLILRKVSDEIAKKLSFEEPKEVSGIDFKTLEDAKLFKKSLGEEYEIYSIDDPKFYTKSPKEPYKTSTMQQDGINKLGWTAKKLTLVAQHLYEGINVGKEHIALISYPRTDSTRIADAFKTNVINYIEKNYGKNYLASSEVKQKKKSSKVSVKIQDAHEAIRPIDISITPDSIKNKVHRDEYALYKLIWIRTVAAFMAPAQYQRIDIRFTNNGHKFYASSRSIKFDGYTKIYTHYETQEKIHILPLNEFEIGKKFKASEVQINEHVTSPPPRFTQASLIAALEKSGIGRPSTYNTMANVALNRGYANLEAKAYVPTSLGRKVITELENYFNNIINKEFTKGMEEHLDEIANGKEEYRKYLLNFWESFEKEVIMAFDKIEKVKPEIEYVGRDCPNCKSKLIYRYSFKSRNKFIGCSNYPECRYLESLEKPKLLEENCPNCGKQLVERSSRRKGSQSFIGCTGYPSCNYMRTMEGEVIVPKDKTKKTTSKKKTSKNSKKESNDDKDE; translated from the coding sequence ATGAAAAATAAGTTGCTTATAATCGAATCACCAAATAAAATCAAAACGCTGCAAAAATATTTACCAGCTGATTTTGAAATTGTAGCAACTATAGGTCATATTCGTGATTTAAGCAAATTTGGTTTAGGTTTTGATAGTAAAACAATGGAACCAAAATGAATTATTCCTAAACCTAGTAAAACAGGTGAAAAATCTAAAAAAGAAATAATCACAGATATTAAAAATAAAGCTGAAAAAGCAAAAGAAATTTATTTAGCTAGCGACCCTGACCGAGAAGGCGAAGCAATATCTTGACATGTTTATGAAATTTTAAATCAAAATGATAAAAAGAAATGTAAAAGAATTGTTTTTAATGAAATTTCAAAAGAAGCAGTTTTGAATGCATTAGAACATCCTAGAGATATTGATAAAAAATGAGTTGAATCACAATTTGCTCGACGAATTTTAGATCGAATGATTGGATTTAGATTATCACGCTTAGTTCAAAATCAGTTGCATGCAGAATCAGCAGGAAGAGTTCAATCTGTTGCCTTAAAATTTTTAGAAGATCGTGAAAAAGAAATTGAATCATTTGTTCCTAGAAAATGATGAACAGTTGATGTTCTTTTAAAAAATAAAACTCCATTAATTTTGCGCAAAGTGTCTGATGAAATTGCTAAAAAATTAAGTTTTGAAGAACCAAAAGAAGTTTCTGGAATTGACTTTAAAACACTAGAAGATGCTAAATTGTTTAAAAAATCTTTAGGTGAAGAATACGAAATTTATTCAATTGATGATCCAAAATTTTATACAAAATCCCCTAAAGAACCATATAAAACTTCAACGATGCAACAAGATGGTATTAATAAATTAGGCTGAACAGCAAAGAAATTAACATTAGTAGCACAACATTTATATGAAGGAATTAATGTAGGAAAAGAACATATTGCTTTAATTTCATATCCACGTACAGATAGCACAAGAATAGCTGATGCTTTTAAAACAAATGTAATTAATTATATTGAAAAAAATTATGGAAAAAATTATTTAGCATCTTCAGAAGTTAAGCAAAAAAAGAAGAGTTCTAAAGTTTCTGTAAAAATTCAAGATGCTCATGAAGCTATTCGTCCAATTGATATTTCTATTACTCCAGATTCAATAAAAAACAAAGTGCATCGTGATGAATATGCATTATATAAGTTAATTTGAATTCGAACTGTAGCTGCTTTTATGGCACCGGCTCAATATCAAAGAATAGATATTCGTTTTACAAATAACGGTCATAAATTTTATGCTTCAAGTCGTTCAATTAAGTTTGATGGTTATACAAAAATATATACACATTATGAAACACAAGAAAAGATTCATATCTTACCATTAAATGAATTTGAAATAGGTAAAAAATTCAAAGCTTCTGAAGTACAAATTAATGAACATGTCACTTCACCACCCCCACGTTTTACACAAGCATCTTTAATTGCTGCTTTAGAAAAATCAGGAATTGGTCGACCATCAACATATAATACAATGGCAAATGTTGCATTAAATCGTGGGTATGCCAATTTAGAAGCAAAAGCATATGTACCTACTTCATTAGGTCGAAAAGTAATTACAGAATTAGAAAATTATTTTAATAATATTATTAATAAAGAATTTACAAAGGGAATGGAAGAACATTTAGATGAAATTGCGAACGGGAAGGAAGAGTATCGCAAATATTTATTAAATTTTTGAGAATCATTCGAAAAGGAAGTTATTATGGCATTTGATAAAATCGAAAAAGTTAAACCTGAAATTGAATATGTAGGACGTGATTGTCCAAATTGTAAATCTAAATTAATTTATCGTTATAGTTTTAAAAGTCGTAACAAATTTATAGGTTGTTCTAATTATCCAGAATGTCGTTATTTAGAATCATTAGAAAAACCAAAATTATTAGAGGAAAATTGTCCTAATTGTGGGAAGCAATTAGTAGAACGCTCTTCGCGTCGTAAAGGTAGTCAATCTTTTATTGGTTGCACAGGCTATCCATCATGTAATTACATGCGCACAATGGAAGGTGAAGTTATAGTTCCAAAAGATAAAACTAAAAAGACAACTTCCAAAAAGAAAACATCAAAAAATTCTAAGAAAGAATCAAATGATGACAAAGATGAATAA
- the trxA gene encoding thioredoxin: protein MITIKNNLEFDELIKNNEVVIVDFYADWCGPCKMMAPFFEELSKEMTSITFAKLNVDELNDLAESFEITSIPTLIVFKNGKQSERHAGFLNKEGIINLLK from the coding sequence ATGATAACAATTAAAAACAATTTAGAATTCGATGAATTAATTAAAAATAATGAAGTAGTTATTGTTGATTTTTATGCTGATTGATGTGGACCATGTAAAATGATGGCTCCATTTTTTGAAGAATTATCTAAAGAAATGACATCAATTACTTTTGCAAAATTAAATGTTGATGAATTAAATGATTTAGCTGAATCTTTTGAAATCACTTCTATTCCAACATTAATTGTTTTTAAAAATGGTAAACAATCTGAACGTCACGCTGGTTTTTTAAATAAAGAAGGAATAATCAATTTACTTAAATAA
- a CDS encoding HAD-IIB family hydrolase, whose translation MDNKKFRFLALDLDGTLLGHNKKISKETILALDSYAEKYPDSVNAIITGRYPYSAKRYANFINEKSKLFKIHYVGASNGSFFYEIDLNSNSYNLLSENLIPQQQALKIYEFCLKNNVLFWGYPRNLHKGAPIVLSSHFSSFLIHLVRPKDTHIINKFLNENYSKINIVCTSAKKLDVLFENLKEIYPNIFEISRTSKNMLEITAFNINKGKIVDLICDSNNISYDQRVAIGDSHNDKNMFKKVAVKLAPINVRNALKSEADYIGTKHFKKRISCLFYDYLLK comes from the coding sequence ATGGATAACAAAAAATTTAGATTTTTAGCTTTAGATTTAGATGGAACATTATTGGGACATAACAAAAAAATTTCTAAAGAAACTATATTAGCTCTAGATTCTTATGCTGAAAAATACCCAGATTCTGTGAATGCTATTATTACTGGTAGATATCCATATTCTGCAAAACGATATGCCAATTTTATTAATGAAAAATCTAAATTATTTAAGATTCATTATGTTGGTGCTAGTAATGGTTCATTTTTTTATGAAATTGATTTAAATTCTAATAGTTACAATTTGTTATCCGAAAATTTAATTCCGCAACAACAAGCACTAAAAATTTACGAATTTTGTTTAAAAAACAACGTTTTGTTTTGAGGATATCCAAGAAATTTGCACAAAGGTGCACCTATTGTTTTAAGTTCTCATTTTTCATCTTTTTTAATTCATTTAGTAAGACCTAAAGATACACATATTATTAACAAATTTTTAAATGAAAATTATTCCAAAATTAATATTGTTTGCACATCAGCAAAAAAATTGGATGTTTTATTTGAAAATTTAAAAGAAATTTATCCAAATATTTTTGAAATTTCAAGAACTTCTAAAAATATGTTAGAAATCACAGCTTTTAATATAAATAAGGGCAAAATTGTTGATTTAATTTGTGATTCTAATAATATTTCTTATGATCAAAGAGTTGCAATTGGTGATTCTCATAATGACAAAAACATGTTTAAAAAAGTAGCAGTTAAATTAGCGCCCATTAATGTTAGAAATGCATTAAAAAGTGAAGCTGATTATATTGGAACAAAACATTTTAAAAAGCGAATTTCATGTTTGTTCTATGATTATTTGTTGAAATAA
- the rpmG gene encoding 50S ribosomal protein L33, producing the protein MAVKRGTRLSCSTCNEINYITHKNSKKNPDKLELNKYCSRCRTTSLHKEIKKK; encoded by the coding sequence ATGGCAGTAAAACGCGGAACAAGATTAAGTTGTTCAACATGTAATGAAATTAATTATATAACTCACAAAAATTCTAAAAAAAATCCTGATAAATTAGAATTAAATAAATATTGTTCACGTTGTCGAACAACATCTTTACATAAAGAAATCAAAAAGAAATAA
- a CDS encoding aminopeptidase P family protein, with amino-acid sequence MSNKQSLGTEFIFKHSVVKDILKREKADTLLLVSDQNRLWFTEFASTFGFLFINKSKAILVTDARYFEAAQRNIKNVEVVLYNSPKILEEVAKKINVDQLIIEGEYLTYNYEGLLNKLSSKKPKIISSQILRAIKTPKELKLMQEVVNITAKVGNNLTKWIKPNMTEIDLAKKITIELINAGGEKNSFDPIVASGTNGSSPHHHPTNKKLVMGEFVTCDFGTTYKGYCSDITRTFVVGNKPKNQRLVNAYRVVDAANRQGIKACKAGIKGMELDTVCRNYINQTEFKKYFVHSTGHGVGLDVHELPNVSPSYNFELLQNSIVTVEPGIYIPKVGGIRIEDMVLVKDKKSIWMSEKIYRPKF; translated from the coding sequence ATGAGTAATAAGCAATCTTTAGGTACTGAATTTATTTTTAAACATAGTGTTGTTAAGGACATTTTAAAAAGAGAAAAAGCTGATACTTTATTACTTGTTTCAGATCAAAATCGTTTATGATTTACTGAGTTTGCTTCAACTTTTGGTTTTTTATTTATCAACAAATCAAAAGCTATTTTAGTTACAGATGCTAGATATTTTGAAGCAGCACAACGAAACATTAAAAATGTTGAAGTTGTTTTATACAATAGTCCTAAAATTTTAGAAGAAGTAGCTAAAAAGATAAATGTTGATCAATTAATAATTGAAGGTGAGTACCTTACTTATAATTATGAAGGTTTACTTAATAAATTATCAAGTAAAAAACCAAAAATTATATCTTCACAAATTTTGCGTGCTATCAAAACACCTAAAGAATTGAAATTAATGCAAGAAGTTGTAAATATCACAGCTAAAGTTGGTAATAATTTAACTAAATGAATTAAACCAAATATGACTGAAATAGATTTAGCTAAAAAAATTACTATTGAATTGATTAATGCTGGTGGAGAAAAAAATTCTTTTGATCCTATTGTCGCTTCAGGCACAAATGGATCCAGTCCTCATCATCATCCAACAAATAAAAAATTAGTAATGGGCGAATTTGTCACTTGTGATTTTGGAACTACTTATAAAGGGTATTGTTCTGATATAACAAGAACTTTTGTTGTTGGAAATAAACCCAAAAATCAAAGATTAGTTAATGCTTATAGAGTAGTTGATGCTGCTAATCGTCAAGGAATTAAAGCATGTAAAGCTGGAATAAAGGGAATGGAATTAGATACTGTTTGTCGAAATTACATTAACCAAACAGAATTTAAAAAATATTTTGTTCATTCAACAGGTCATGGTGTAGGACTAGATGTTCATGAACTACCAAATGTTTCACCTAGTTATAATTTTGAACTTTTACAAAATTCGATTGTTACAGTAGAACCAGGTATTTATATCCCTAAAGTTGGGGGCATTAGAATTGAAGATATGGTTTTAGTCAAAGATAAAAAATCTATTTGAATGTCTGAAAAAATTTATCGTCCTAAATTTTAG
- a CDS encoding glycosyltransferase family 2 protein, with product MKKINAPYILIFVLWGGFTSLSSWYLIVFQWENTFFTLQDIVVKFFLILNWLIINIGFCNGIKDFVILLTYYIYLKPKYKKNYFKQFNHSKLISKLEPKVLLLYTTCNDFDEQSLLQSINQNYSNFCTYILDDSDQEFYKNKIDNFINKNKNINLVRRKDKKGFKAGNINNFLMNTKEEFDYFVLLDSDEIIPNNFIKNCLPYFENNVGIVQANHKATRFSNLFDKLGSKGVLPAWTTFISFKNVYGSVTLNGHGAMIDRKCYYDSMGFPEIVAEDLGFAVNAINKKYKIVFAYDVICEEKFPVDFISFKKRNIKWTQGNFEFIKKFGLKLIINKTNFFKKLDLFLSSTSIFLTVFCFFTIIINFSILYPLGFYYKYSYFLWIFIVFFFLIPLLNDIIFLIRKENFFHLLGYLFFCCLLYPSMIISSILTFTFSIFGKKAKFIVTPKNSKKYTFWEAIKFNKLELISSIVLITLITLLTIFVNNFQYVLILWLVFFIIPFLSTPFLTLLSNKSVVVKN from the coding sequence ATGAAAAAAATTAATGCTCCATATATTTTGATATTTGTTTTGTGAGGCGGATTTACATCATTAAGTTCTTGATATTTAATTGTTTTTCAATGAGAAAACACTTTTTTTACTCTTCAAGATATAGTTGTAAAATTTTTTTTAATTCTTAATTGATTAATTATTAATATTGGATTTTGCAATGGTATTAAAGATTTTGTTATTTTGTTAACTTATTACATTTATTTAAAACCCAAATATAAAAAAAATTATTTTAAACAATTTAATCATTCAAAATTAATTTCTAAATTAGAACCAAAAGTATTGCTTTTATATACTACTTGCAATGATTTTGATGAACAAAGTTTATTACAATCTATTAATCAAAATTATTCAAATTTTTGTACTTATATTTTGGATGATTCAGATCAAGAATTTTATAAAAATAAAATTGATAATTTTATTAATAAAAACAAAAATATTAATCTAGTTAGAAGAAAAGACAAAAAAGGTTTTAAAGCAGGGAATATAAATAATTTTTTAATGAATACAAAAGAAGAATTTGATTATTTTGTTTTGTTAGATAGTGATGAAATAATTCCAAATAATTTTATTAAAAATTGTTTACCATATTTTGAAAATAATGTCGGAATTGTTCAAGCAAATCATAAGGCAACAAGATTTTCAAATTTATTTGACAAACTTGGTTCAAAAGGTGTGTTACCTGCATGAACTACTTTTATATCATTTAAAAATGTTTATGGTTCAGTAACATTAAATGGTCATGGTGCAATGATTGATCGCAAATGTTATTATGATTCTATGGGATTTCCCGAAATAGTTGCTGAAGATTTGGGATTTGCAGTAAATGCTATTAATAAAAAATATAAAATTGTTTTTGCGTATGATGTTATATGTGAAGAAAAATTTCCTGTAGATTTTATTTCATTTAAAAAAAGAAATATTAAATGAACTCAAGGCAATTTTGAATTTATTAAAAAATTTGGACTCAAACTCATAATCAACAAAACAAATTTTTTTAAAAAATTAGATTTATTTTTATCGTCTACATCAATTTTTTTAACTGTTTTTTGTTTTTTCACAATAATCATCAATTTTTCAATTTTATATCCTTTAGGTTTTTACTACAAATATTCATATTTTCTTTGAATTTTTATAGTATTTTTTTTCTTAATACCTTTGCTTAATGACATTATTTTTTTAATAAGAAAAGAAAATTTTTTTCATTTACTAGGATATTTGTTTTTTTGTTGTTTACTTTATCCATCTATGATTATTTCATCAATATTAACTTTTACATTTTCAATTTTTGGAAAAAAAGCAAAATTTATTGTTACTCCTAAAAATAGTAAAAAATATACTTTTTGAGAAGCGATAAAATTTAATAAGTTAGAGTTAATAAGTTCTATTGTTTTAATTACTTTAATAACCTTACTAACAATTTTTGTTAATAATTTTCAATATGTTTTAATTTTATGATTGGTATTTTTCATAATACCATTTTTATCTACACCATTTTTAACTCTTTTAAGTAATAAAAGCGTTGTAGTTAAAAATTAA